From one Chanodichthys erythropterus isolate Z2021 chromosome 3, ASM2448905v1, whole genome shotgun sequence genomic stretch:
- the fus gene encoding RNA-binding protein FUS isoform X1, which yields MASNDYAQTSSHGYGGYGGQSNQSYSQPPGQNYSQQSLGGYSQNSESSSAPYNQSGYGSNYGQSQSGGYGSQPPSQGYSQSSQSYSSGGYNNSSQPPPAQSGGYNQPSSYSGYNQHQSATSSASGNYGSSSQSSGYGQQQQQQGGGGYGGSVGQSGGYGSSGGQSSGYGSSGGQHQSSQHGGGPYNQSPNYSSPPPQNYGQQNQYGQGGYNQDSPPLSGSGGGGRAYGGQDGGYSQDGRGGRGRGGGGGFGGRGAGGFDRGGRGGPRGRGGMGMGDRGGFNKFGGPRDHGAGGPNMQEPDNSDNNTIFVQGLGDNYTVDSVADFFKQIGIIKINKKTGLPMINLYTDRETGKLKGEATVSFDDPPSAKAAIDWFDGKDFNGNPIKVSFATRRAEFGRGGGGGSMRGGRGRGGPMGRGGFGGGRGGGGFPGNNGGGGSGGGGGSGGQQRAGDWKCSNPTCGNLNFSWRNECNQCKAPKPEGSGGGMSPVGGGFGGDRGRGGFDRGGFRGRGGDRGGFRGGRGGDRGGFGPGKMDSRGDHRHDRRDRPY from the exons ATGGCGTCAAATG ATTATGCTCAAACCTCAAGCCATGG TTATGGCGGTTATGGAGGACAGTCCAACCAGAGTTACAGTCAACCCCCTGGCCAAAACTACAGCCAGCAGAGCTTAGGAGGATACAGCCAAAACTCAGAGAGCAGCTCTGCTCCTTATAATCAGAGTGGATATGGCTCCAATTATGGACAGTCCCAGTCAG gaggATATGGGTCTCAGCCCCCCTCTCAGGGCTATAGTCAGTCCAGTCAGTCATACAGCTCTGGAGGCTACAATAACAGCAGCCAGCCTCCACCAGCTCAGAGTGGAGGCTACAACCAGCCATCTTCGTACTCAGGCTATAACCAGCATCAATCTGCTACTTCATCTGCCTCTGG TAACTATGGCAGCAGCTCGCAGTCTTCTGGCTACGgtcagcagcaacagcagcagggTGGGGGTGGTTATGGTGGCAGTGTGGGTCAGTCTGGAGGATATGGGAGCAGTGGAGGACAGAGCAGTGGATACGGGAGTAGCGGGGGCCAGCACCAGTCCTCTCAGCATGGAGGAGGGCCTTACAACCAATCTCCCAACTACAGCTCACCTCCGCCTCAAAACTATGGGCAACAAAATCAGTATGGACAGGGAG GTTACAATCAGGATTCCCCACCACTGAGTGGTagtggaggaggaggaagagccTATGGTGGTCAGGATGGTGGATATAGCCAGGATGGAAGAGGTGGACGTGGCCGCGGAGGTGGAGGTGGCTTTGGAGGTCGAGGAGCGGGTGGGTTTGACAGAGGTGGTCGGGGAGGACCCCGTGGCAGAGGAGGAATGGG AATGGGCGATCGTGGAGGATTCAATAAGTTTGGTG GGCCCAGGGATCATGGAGCTGGTGGGCCCAATA TGCAGGAGCCGGATAACTCTGACAACAACACCATCTTTGTGCAAGGTCTTGGAGACAACTATACTGTGGACTCAGTTGCAGACTTCTTCAAACAGATAGGCATCATCAAG ATCAACAAGAAGACCGGATTACCCATGATAAATCTTtatacagacagagagacagggAAGCTTAAAGGGGAGGCTACTGTTTCCTTTGATGACCCCCCTTCAGCAAAAGCAGCCATCGATTGGTTTGATG GTAAAGATTTTAATGGAAATCCAATCAAGGTGTCCTTCGCCACTCGCAGAGCTGAATTTGGACGCGGCGGTGGTGGTGGCAGCATGAGAGGTGGTCGTGGTCGAGGAG GGCCAATGGGCCGTGGGGGATTTGGGGGAGGCAGAGGTGGTGGTGGCTTCCCAGGCAACAATGGTGGTGGTGGCAGTGGTGGTGGGGGTGGCAGTGGCGGCCAGCAAAGAGCAGGAGATTGGAAATGTTCAAATCC AACTTGTGGTAATTTGAACTTCTCATGGCGAAATGAGTGCAATCAGTGCAAGGCTCCCAAACCGGAAGGAAGTGGAGGAGGAATGTCACCGGTGGGAG GTGGTTTTGGTGGAGACCGGGGCAGAGGCGGTTTCGATCGAGGTGGTTTCCGCGGTCGTGGTGGTGATCGAGGGGGCTTCAGGGGAGGAAGGGGAGGTGACCGTGGAGGATTCGGACCCGGCAAGATGGACTCAAG GGGGGATCACAGGCATGACCGCAGAGACCGGCCTTACTAA
- the fus gene encoding RNA-binding protein FUS isoform X2: MAPIMDSPSQEDMGLSPPLRAIVSPVSHTALEATITAASLHQLRVEATTSHLRTQAITSINLLLHLPLVTMAAARSLLATVSSNSSRVGVVMVAVWVSLEDMGAVEDRAVDTGVAGASTSPLSMEEGLTTNLPTTAHLRLKTMGNKISMDREVSLRDSFSYNQDSPPLSGSGGGGRAYGGQDGGYSQDGRGGRGRGGGGGFGGRGAGGFDRGGRGGPRGRGGMGMGDRGGFNKFGGPRDHGAGGPNMQEPDNSDNNTIFVQGLGDNYTVDSVADFFKQIGIIKINKKTGLPMINLYTDRETGKLKGEATVSFDDPPSAKAAIDWFDGKDFNGNPIKVSFATRRAEFGRGGGGGSMRGGRGRGGPMGRGGFGGGRGGGGFPGNNGGGGSGGGGGSGGQQRAGDWKCSNPTCGNLNFSWRNECNQCKAPKPEGSGGGMSPVGGGFGGDRGRGGFDRGGFRGRGGDRGGFRGGRGGDRGGFGPGKMDSRGDHRHDRRDRPY; encoded by the exons ATGGCTCCAATTATGGACAGTCCCAGTCAG gaggATATGGGTCTCAGCCCCCCTCTCAGGGCTATAGTCAGTCCAGTCAGTCATACAGCTCTGGAGGCTACAATAACAGCAGCCAGCCTCCACCAGCTCAGAGTGGAGGCTACAACCAGCCATCTTCGTACTCAGGCTATAACCAGCATCAATCTGCTACTTCATCTGCCTCTGG TAACTATGGCAGCAGCTCGCAGTCTTCTGGCTACGgtcagcagcaacagcagcagggTGGGGGTGGTTATGGTGGCAGTGTGGGTCAGTCTGGAGGATATGGGAGCAGTGGAGGACAGAGCAGTGGATACGGGAGTAGCGGGGGCCAGCACCAGTCCTCTCAGCATGGAGGAGGGCCTTACAACCAATCTCCCAACTACAGCTCACCTCCGCCTCAAAACTATGGGCAACAAAATCAGTATGGACAGGGAGGTGAGCTTGAGAGATTCATTCA GTTACAATCAGGATTCCCCACCACTGAGTGGTagtggaggaggaggaagagccTATGGTGGTCAGGATGGTGGATATAGCCAGGATGGAAGAGGTGGACGTGGCCGCGGAGGTGGAGGTGGCTTTGGAGGTCGAGGAGCGGGTGGGTTTGACAGAGGTGGTCGGGGAGGACCCCGTGGCAGAGGAGGAATGGG AATGGGCGATCGTGGAGGATTCAATAAGTTTGGTG GGCCCAGGGATCATGGAGCTGGTGGGCCCAATA TGCAGGAGCCGGATAACTCTGACAACAACACCATCTTTGTGCAAGGTCTTGGAGACAACTATACTGTGGACTCAGTTGCAGACTTCTTCAAACAGATAGGCATCATCAAG ATCAACAAGAAGACCGGATTACCCATGATAAATCTTtatacagacagagagacagggAAGCTTAAAGGGGAGGCTACTGTTTCCTTTGATGACCCCCCTTCAGCAAAAGCAGCCATCGATTGGTTTGATG GTAAAGATTTTAATGGAAATCCAATCAAGGTGTCCTTCGCCACTCGCAGAGCTGAATTTGGACGCGGCGGTGGTGGTGGCAGCATGAGAGGTGGTCGTGGTCGAGGAG GGCCAATGGGCCGTGGGGGATTTGGGGGAGGCAGAGGTGGTGGTGGCTTCCCAGGCAACAATGGTGGTGGTGGCAGTGGTGGTGGGGGTGGCAGTGGCGGCCAGCAAAGAGCAGGAGATTGGAAATGTTCAAATCC AACTTGTGGTAATTTGAACTTCTCATGGCGAAATGAGTGCAATCAGTGCAAGGCTCCCAAACCGGAAGGAAGTGGAGGAGGAATGTCACCGGTGGGAG GTGGTTTTGGTGGAGACCGGGGCAGAGGCGGTTTCGATCGAGGTGGTTTCCGCGGTCGTGGTGGTGATCGAGGGGGCTTCAGGGGAGGAAGGGGAGGTGACCGTGGAGGATTCGGACCCGGCAAGATGGACTCAAG GGGGGATCACAGGCATGACCGCAGAGACCGGCCTTACTAA